The Brassica napus cultivar Da-Ae chromosome C7, Da-Ae, whole genome shotgun sequence genome has a segment encoding these proteins:
- the LOC106410975 gene encoding high mobility group B protein 3 isoform X2, whose protein sequence is MPAKSIMKVAKSQTETRSSKLSLNKMPAKVGKPAAKDPKKPKRPGGLPPDLITRRNILIKKIVAAVGKAGGSKWKSLSGSEKAPYVAKADKRKVEYKDEHGGKQQGIDMFWF, encoded by the exons ATGCCTGCAAAATCGATCATGAAGGTTGCTAAATCACAGACTGAAACCAGGAGCTCCAA GCTCTCTTTGAACAAGATGCCTGCTAAGGTTGGCAAACCTGCTGCTAAGGATCCAAAGAAACCAAAGAGGCCA GGAGGGCTTCCGCCAGACTTAATTACAAGAAGGAACatcctaataaaaaaaattgtggctGCT GTTGGGAAAGCTGGTGGATCAAAGTGGAAATCCTTGTCTGGCTCT GAGAAGGCTCCCTACGTGGCTAAAGCTGACAAGCGCAAGGTTGAATACAAAGACGAACATGGAGGCAAACAACAAGGAATTGATATGTTTTGGTTTTGA
- the LOC106410975 gene encoding high mobility group B protein 3 isoform X1, giving the protein MDSSFSQNSKLYEIFRKVAKSQTETRSSKLSLNKMPAKVGKPAAKDPKKPKRPGGLPPDLITRRNILIKKIVAAVGKAGGSKWKSLSGSEKAPYVAKADKRKVEYKDEHGGKQQGIDMFWF; this is encoded by the exons ATGGACTcctctttttctcaaaattcaaAACTGTACGAGATCTTCCGCAAG GTTGCTAAATCACAGACTGAAACCAGGAGCTCCAA GCTCTCTTTGAACAAGATGCCTGCTAAGGTTGGCAAACCTGCTGCTAAGGATCCAAAGAAACCAAAGAGGCCA GGAGGGCTTCCGCCAGACTTAATTACAAGAAGGAACatcctaataaaaaaaattgtggctGCT GTTGGGAAAGCTGGTGGATCAAAGTGGAAATCCTTGTCTGGCTCT GAGAAGGCTCCCTACGTGGCTAAAGCTGACAAGCGCAAGGTTGAATACAAAGACGAACATGGAGGCAAACAACAAGGAATTGATATGTTTTGGTTTTGA
- the LOC106410975 gene encoding high mobility group B protein 3 isoform X3, with amino-acid sequence MDSSFSQNSKLYEIFRKVAKSQTETRSSKLSLNKMPAKVGKPAAKDPKKPKRPVGKAGGSKWKSLSGSEKAPYVAKADKRKVEYKDEHGGKQQGIDMFWF; translated from the exons ATGGACTcctctttttctcaaaattcaaAACTGTACGAGATCTTCCGCAAG GTTGCTAAATCACAGACTGAAACCAGGAGCTCCAA GCTCTCTTTGAACAAGATGCCTGCTAAGGTTGGCAAACCTGCTGCTAAGGATCCAAAGAAACCAAAGAGGCCA GTTGGGAAAGCTGGTGGATCAAAGTGGAAATCCTTGTCTGGCTCT GAGAAGGCTCCCTACGTGGCTAAAGCTGACAAGCGCAAGGTTGAATACAAAGACGAACATGGAGGCAAACAACAAGGAATTGATATGTTTTGGTTTTGA
- the LOC106407895 gene encoding uncharacterized protein LOC106407895: MNIQAFPWILWHLWKSRNGLAFERKHYSSVSVLTKAKEEAHVWFEINASGSDEVQTSLVVPRDPAAWIKPPPSHLKWTREEAELRAINWAVCDMVSTRQQKIIFESSCVLARDILIAPSEFSEMGHFTNDIHFHLSALQEWSFHHCEQKRNVIATSVTTDHRYHSYIVRGGPTWLLQRIENEALT; encoded by the exons ATGAATATCCAAGCTTTTCCATGGATTCTTTGGCATTTGTGGAAGTCAAGGAATGGCCTGGCCTTTGAAAGGAAGCACTACTCTTCGGTCTCTGTTCTAACAAAAGCGAAGGAGGAAGCACACGTTTGGTTCGAGATCAATGCATCAGGATCTGACGaggtccaaacctctttggTGGTGCCGCGAGACCCCGCAGCTTGGATTAAACCCCCTCCAAGTCAtctaaaat GGACAAGAGAGGAAGCTGAGCTGAGAGCTATCAACTGGGCGGTCTGTGATATGGTGTCCACTCGCCAACAGAAGATCATATTCGAATCTTCATGTGTGTTGGCTAGAGACATACTCATTGCTCCTTCTGAGTTTTCTGAGATGGGTCATTTTACAAATGACATTCATTTTCATCTCAGTGCACTACAGGAGTGGAGCTTTCATCATTGTGAGCAAAAGAGAAATGTTATTGCTACAAGTGTAACTACTGATCATCGGTATCACTCATACATTGTTCGTGGCGGTCCAACCTGGTTGTTGCAGAGGATTGAGAATGAAGCACTGACCTAA
- the LOC106411387 gene encoding uncharacterized protein LOC106411387, with the protein MGEVAETVTRKKKGRPSLLDLQKRAIKQQQLQKLHDDHRSAPKNPNSLNSGSRSKRRNPNRNRVSSDDDGEEEDDDERREKKHRLLRGLNTHSRRHSPNSKSGGAAHGSGYTGEKASDILQGSPVESGPTTPLPDKKLLAFILDRLQKKDTYGVYSDPVDPEELPDYHDIIENPMDFSTLRNKLDSGAYASLEQFEGDVFLICSNAMEYNSADTVYYRQARAIQELAKKHFENLRQDSDDEEPQTQQQQQHHQHQLKVSERGRPPKKQPEPSCLDRTTSEISADDALNPGGDSSSKFSGAYNLRRTSVRINHDSETQSGCSQDWENEFPPSVVKAVNKYGLKHFDVDDNRRETYNHLSTSTQEPWVLTTLEDELKQLIPVGLNTEYGYTRSLARYGANLGPLAWKFLSRRIETALPAGIKFGLGWVGEDDPSKQTLLVWSLGKQKCSNDHSDRVMSPTASVSSAFIGNRHSSSQGIKETAPARVLNRETEFPSSSSSSRQPGQPIKPESSNGLIRGFSGFSQSPSPMMGITRQQQPNLTNEAKPGGQQQGLLFPYNRQEFHRFPLDLNARLVSPNSPGSNQQTCSSSSQHPDLALQL; encoded by the exons ATGGGTGAGGTAGCAGAAACagtgacgaggaagaagaaaggtaGGCCATCTCTTCTAGACCTTCAGAAGCGAGCCATCAAACAGCAACAACTACAAAAGCTCCACGATGACCATAGATCCGCtcccaaaaaccctaattccctcAACTCCGGAAGCCGATCCAAGCGCCGGAACCCTAATCGAAACAGAGTCTCTTCCGATGACGACGGAGAAGAGGAAGACGACGACGAGCGGCGGGAGAAGAAACACAGACTATTACGCGGATTGAACACTCACTCTCGTCGACATTCTCCTAATTCAAAATCTGGTGGCGCTGCTCACGGATCTGGATACACG GGAGAAAAGGCTTCAGACATTCTTCAAG GGTCTCCCGTTGAGTCTGGTCCCACTACACCTTTGCCAGACAAAAAGTTGTTGGCCTTCATCCTCGATAGACTTCAAAA GAAAGATACTTATGGCGTTTACTCTGATCCTGTTGATCCTGAGGAG CTTCCTGATTATCATGACATTATCGAGAATCCTATGGATTTTAGCACACTCCGGAATAAATTAGACTCTGGAGCTTATGCCAGTTTAGAACAATTCGAG GGAGATGTGTTTTTAATATGTTCAAATGCGATGGAATACAATTCAGCAGACACTGTATATTATCGACAG GCACGGGCTATACAAGAACTGGCGAAAAAGCACTTCGAGAATTTGAGGCAAGACAGTGATGACGAAGAACCACAAacccaacaacaacaacagcaccACCAGCACCAGCTAAAAGTTTCTGAAAGAGGGCGTCCGCCAAAGAAACAGCCTGAACCATCTTGCTTAGACCGTACTACTTCTGAAATTTCAGCTGATGATGCGCTCAATCCTGGAGGAGATAGCTCTAGCAAGTTTTCTGGTGCTTACAATCTAAGAAGGACATCGGTTAGGATCAATCATGACAGTGAAACCCAAAGTGGCTGTTCGCAAGATTGGGAGAACGAGTTTCCAC CTTCGGTTGTCAAGGCTGTTAACAAGTATGGTTTGAAACATTTCGATGTCGATGATAACAGACGCGAAACCTACAACCACCTCTCAACTTCTACACAAGAGCCGTGGGTTTTGACAACGCTTGAAGACGAGTTAAAACAGTTGATTCCA GTTGGGCTTAACACTGAGTACGGTTACACGAGGAGCCTGGCACGATACGGTGCGAATCTCGGTCCTCTTGCCTGGAAATTTTTATCAAGAAGAATTGAAACCGCTTTGCCCGCTGGAATCAAGTTTGGTCTAGGTTGGGTTGGAGAGGATGATCCTTCAAAACAAACGCTATTAGTGTGGTCGTTGGGAAAACAGAAGTGTTCAAATGATCATTCAGATAGAGTCATGTCTCCAACAGCTTCAGTCTCAAGCGCTTTCATAGGAAACAGACATTCTTCTTCTCAAGGAATCAAAGAGACTGCACCTGCTCGTGTCTTGAATCGAGAAACTGAGTTcccatcctcctcctcctcctctcgcCAGCCAGGACAGCCGATCAAGCCTGAGAGCAGCAACGGTCTAATCCGTGGTTTCAGTGGATTCAGCCAAAGTCCAAGTCCGATGATGGGAATCACGAGACAGCAACAACCAAACTTAACCAACGAGGCCAAACCGGGCGGGCAACAACAAGGGTTGTTGTTTCCTTATAACAGACAGGAGTTCCACCGGTTTCCACTGGACCTTAACGCTAGGCTTGTGTCACCAAACTCTCCCGGCTCCAATCAGCAGACTTGTTCGTCCTCTTCGCAGCATCCGGATCTGGCACTACAGCTCTGA
- the LOC106411272 gene encoding protein NLP4-like: MEDSYLKTDNAVMDTGFMDGLLLDGCWLETTDGSDFLNLTPFDPSSFIWSPTQDTSALVSHMYGQDCAERSSLEDFQWNKRWWIGPGGGASSVTERLVQAVEHIRDYTTERGSLIQLWVPVNRGGKRVLTTKEQPFSHDPLCQRLANYREISVNYHFSAEQDDSKALAGLPGRVFLGKLPEWTPDVRFFRSEEYPRVQHAQDCGVRGTLAIPVFEQGSKICLGVIEVVMTTEMVKLRPELESICRALQAVDLRSTEVPIQPSLKGCDLSYKAALPEIQNLLRCACETHNLPLAQTWVSCLQQTKTGCRHNDENYIHCISTIDDACYVGDPTVLEFHEACSEHHLLKGQGVAGQAFLTNGPCFSTDVSNYKKSEYPLSHHANMFGLHGAVAIRLRCVHTGSADFILEFFLPKECDDVEEQRKMLDALSSIMAHVPRSLRTVTDKELEEESEVIVTPKIENTLVFDGGDKPNDVFGLKRGYEYKSSESSMFSCGGFSSMAEKKRTKADKNITLDVLRQYFAGSLKDAAKSIGVCPTTLKRICRQHGIQRWPSRKIKKVGHSLQKIQRVIDSVECVSGPLPISSFYANFPNLASHEPSQQDKISPPLPQPLQLSKSPSSSSSQCCSSGATTDPSQGDVRTGSSLDETVLTLSSLENNPQGGTHLLSSSQDDDSLRIKVSYGEEKIRFRMRDSRRLTDLLWEIGKRFGLEDMSRYDLKYLDEDNEWVLLTCDEDVEECVDVCRTTPSHTTIMLLLHVSSHCFPERSSATGYSL, encoded by the exons ATGGAAGATAGTTATCTCAAAACCGATAACGCTGTTATGGACACTGGCTTCATGGATGGATTGCTACTAGATGGTTGCTGGTTAGAGACAACAGATGGATCTGACTTTCTTAACTTAACACCTTTTGATCCATCTTCCTTCATATGGTCTCCAACTCAAGACACATCAGCACTAGTATCTCACATGTACGGTCAGGATTGCGCAGAAAGATCAAGCCTCGAAGACTTTCAATGGAACAAACGATGGTGGATCGGACCAGGAGGTGGTGCTTCTTCAGTTACCGAGAGATTAGTTCAAGCAGTTGAACACATTAGAGACTACACAACAGAGAGAGGCTCACTCATTCAGTTATGGGTTCCGGTCAACAGAGGCGGGAAGCGAGTTTTAACCACAAAGGAACAACCCTTTAGCCACGATCCTTTATGTCAGAGGCTCGCAAACTACAGAGAGATCTCTGTGAACTATCACTTCTCTGCTGAGCAAGATGATTCCAAGGCCTTAGCTGGTTTGCCTGGAAGGGTTTTCTTGGGGAAGCTTCCTGAGTGGACTCCTGATGTTAGGTTCTTCAGGAGCGAGGAGTATCCGAGAGTTCAGCATGCTCAGGACTGTGGTGTACGTGGGACGCTGGCGATACCGGTGTTTGAGCAAGGGAGTAAGATTTGTTTGGGTGTTATTGAGGTTGTGATGACTACTGAGATGGTTAAACTAAGACCTGAGCTTGAAAGTATTTGCAGAGCGCTTCAG GCAGTTGATCTTAGAAGCACTGAAGTTCCTATCCAGCCATCTCTAAAG GGATGTGACTTATCCTACAAAGCTGCATTACCTGAAATCCAAAACCTCTTGAGATGTGCTTGTGAGACTCATAACCTACCTTTAGCTCAAACATGGGTCTCTTGTCTCCAGCAAACCAAAACCGGATGCCGTCACAACGACGAGAACTACATCCACTGCATCTCAACCATCGATGACGCTTGCTACGTTGGCGATCCAACAGTCCTCGAGTTCCACGAAGCTTGCTCTGAGCATCACCTCTTGAAAGGCCAAGGAGTTGCGGGACAAGCCTTCTTGACCAATGGACCTTGCTTTTCGACCGATGTCTCTAACTACAAGAAGTCAGAGTACCCTCTCTCTCACCATGCTAACATGTTCGGCTTACATGGCGCCGTTGCGATACGGCTACGCTGCGTGCATACGGGGTCTGCTGATTTCATCTTGGAGTTCTTTTTGCCAAAGGAGTGTGATGATGTGGAGGAGCAGAGGAAGATGTTGGATGCTCTTTCGAGTATTATGGCTCACGTGCCTAGAAGTTTAAGGACTGTTACGGATAAGgagctggaagaagagagtgaaGTGATAGTAACGCCAAAGATAGAGAACACATTGGTATTTGATGGTGGAGACAAGCCAAATGATGTGTTTGGCTTGAAGAGAGGTTATGAGTACAAAAGCAGTGAGAGCAGCATGTTCTCTTGTGGTGGTTTCAGTAGTATGGCTGAGAAGAAGCGTACAAAAGCAGATAAAAACATAACTTTGGATGTGCTTAGACAGTATTTTGCAGGGAGTTTGAAAGATGCAGCCAAGAGTATTGGTG TTTGTCCAACGACGTTGAAGAGAATATGTAGGCAACATGGTATACAGAGATGGCCATCAAGAAAGATCAAGAAAGTGGGACATTCTCTTCAGAAGATCCAACGAGTGATTGATTCTGTTGAATGTGTTTCAGGTCCTCTCCCCATAAGCTCTTTCTACGCTAACTTCCCTAACTTAGCCTCACATGAACCATCTCAACAAGACAAGATCTCCCCTCCTCTTCCGCAGCCATTGCAGCTTTCAAAGTCCCCTAGTTCAAGCTCTAGCCAATGCTGTTCCAGCGGCGCGACAACTGATCCTTCTCAAGGTGATGTTAGAACCGGATCAAGTCTTGATGAGACAGTATTGACTCTCTCTAGTTTAGAAAACAACCCTCAAGGCGGCACCCATTTGTTGTCATCATCTCAAGATGATGACTCATTGAGGATTAAAGTCAGCTATGGAGAAGAGAAGATCAGGTTTAGGATGCGGGATTCGCGCAGGTTAACTGATCTATTGTGGGAGATAGGGAAGCGGTTTGGTCTAGAGGATATGAGCAGGTATGATCTAAAGTATTTAGATGAAGACAATGAATGGGTTTTGTTGACTTGTGATGAAGATGTAGAAGAGTGTGTAGATGTTTGCAGAACCACACCTAGTCATACCACCATTATGCTTCTGCTTCATGTTTCTTCTCATTGTTTCCCTGAACGTTCTTCAGCTACAGGTTACAGTTTATAG